Within Streptomyces antibioticus, the genomic segment AGATCGCGTTCCGCGCCGACAACCCGGGCGTGTGGGCGGACCACTGCCACAACCTGGACCACGCCCGGGACGGCATGGTCCTGCACCTGGCCTACGACGGCGTGAGCAGCCCCTACGAGACGGGCGCGTCCACCGGCAACACGCCCGAGTGACCGGGCGCCCCGAGGAGGCCCTCGGCGGCCAGCCGCGCTCGGGCGGCGCGGACGGCCCGCCGGTCCTCCTCGGGGCCCAGGGCCCGCGCCGGGAGGGTGCTGAGGACGGCGCTGCGGCCCGACCGCACGGCCCGGTGCCCGCGCGCCAGCACGGTCAGACTCTGTCCGGGCCCGGCCTCCACCAGCAGCCGGTCACCGTCGCCCAGCAGCCGGTCCAGCGTCGGCCAGAACAGCACGGGAGCCGTCGGCTGCGCCGCCCAGAACCGGGTGCTGAGCACGTCCTCCTCGCGCACCGGCCGGGCGAGGTAGGCCGAGTAGAGCGGTCGGCGGGGCGCGGCCCGCCGTACCGTGCGCAGCAGCGTCTCCGTCTCCCGCGCCACGGGGTCCAGGGCCGGGCTGTGGTACGCGGTGCGGGTGGCCAGCCGCCGGCTGGTGCGGCCGTCGGCGGCCAGCCGGCGCTCCACCGCGCGCAGCGCCCGCTCCGGGCCGGACAGGACGGTGTGCCGGGGCGCGTTGAGCGCGCCCACCACGACGCCGTCGCCGAGGTGTCCCGACAGCTCCGCCGGGGTGGCCGCGACCGCGAGCATCCCGCCGGGCGGCACGGCGCGCTGCGCCCTGACCCGCTCCCGCAGCAGCATGACCGCGTCGGACAGGGTGAGCACCCCGGCGAGGACCGCGGCGACGCACTCGCCCATGCTGTGCCCGAGATACGCGGCCGGGCGCACGCCCCAGCTCTCCACCAGCCGGCCCATCGCGTACTCCACGGCGAACAGCAGGGGCGCGGCCCGGTCGTCGGCGTCGAGCGGCGGCGCGGGCTCCCGCGTCAGCCAGTCGGCGCGGACCGCCCCGCTCTCCGGTCCGAGCAGGTCCAGTACGGCGTCGGCGGCCCGGGTGAAGACCGGTTCGTGCCCGTACAGACCGGCCGCCATACGGGCGTGCTGCGCGCCGGTTCCCGGGAACAT encodes:
- a CDS encoding acyltransferase domain-containing protein; this encodes MFPGTGAQHARMAAGLYGHEPVFTRAADAVLDLLGPESGAVRADWLTREPAPPLDADDRAAPLLFAVEYAMGRLVESWGVRPAAYLGHSMGECVAAVLAGVLTLSDAVMLLRERVRAQRAVPPGGMLAVAATPAELSGHLGDGVVVGALNAPRHTVLSGPERALRAVERRLAADGRTSRRLATRTAYHSPALDPVARETETLLRTVRRAAPRRPLYSAYLARPVREEDVLSTRFWAAQPTAPVLFWPTLDRLLGDGDRLLVEAGPGQSLTVLARGHRAVRSGRSAVLSTLPARALGPEEDRRAVRAARARLAAEGLLGAPGHSGVLPVDAPVS